A window from Leuconostoc mesenteroides subsp. mesenteroides encodes these proteins:
- the recO gene encoding DNA repair protein RecO — protein sequence MAIIRGIVLYTRQYKDNDLLVRILTETYGMRTFLARGAKKATSKLSAGTQPYTVVTFDGALPKRETGLGYMNDVQNTKVYSRLIEDIEANAYAALIASLIDASFEEGEKITRWYNQLDVALQKLAEGLDPQIIANIFEIQLLVPLGVAPNLKADPITGQVDGKFDYSEKYNGIISENHFNLDDQRLMLDQKTVFYLRQFSVIDMRQVHDIRISAITKRGLQRVIDYIYEKQVGLKPRAKSFIEQMHSWQNTLVNFRRNK from the coding sequence ATGGCAATTATTCGTGGCATTGTATTATATACACGGCAATATAAAGATAATGATTTATTAGTTCGCATACTAACGGAAACGTATGGCATGCGAACTTTTTTGGCACGAGGCGCAAAAAAAGCTACTTCTAAACTCTCAGCTGGCACACAACCTTACACAGTTGTAACTTTTGATGGAGCTCTACCAAAAAGAGAAACTGGACTGGGTTACATGAATGATGTTCAAAATACAAAAGTATATTCAAGGCTTATCGAAGATATAGAAGCAAATGCTTATGCCGCGTTGATTGCTAGTTTAATTGATGCTTCTTTCGAAGAAGGGGAAAAGATAACACGTTGGTATAATCAACTTGATGTTGCTTTACAAAAACTTGCTGAAGGACTTGATCCTCAAATTATCGCTAATATTTTTGAAATTCAATTACTTGTTCCTCTCGGGGTGGCTCCAAACTTAAAAGCTGACCCAATTACGGGCCAAGTAGATGGAAAATTTGATTATTCTGAAAAATACAATGGTATTATTTCTGAAAATCACTTTAATCTGGATGATCAGCGACTAATGCTTGATCAAAAAACGGTGTTTTATTTACGTCAATTTAGTGTTATTGATATGCGCCAAGTACATGATATCAGAATATCAGCGATCACCAAACGTGGTTTGCAACGTGTTATTGATTATATTTACGAAAAACAAGTTGGTTTGAAGCCACGAGCAAAATCATTTATTGAACAAATGCATTCGTGGCAAAATACGTTAGTTAATTTTAGAAGGAATAAATAA
- a CDS encoding asparaginase — protein sequence MKKILVLHTGGTISMHEDVDGDVETGAENPLIQAKITFPNIELEVENIFNLPSEHIGPSHMLQIQKRISEAKNDFDGIVITHGTDTLEETAFFLDSTLKVSFPIVITGAMRSSNELGSDGLYNYQSALRVAADDTSKNRGVIVVMNDEIHAARFVTKTHTTNVATFASPLSGIMGLLTKRQIIYFYDLPQREVLPNVDINKNIPVLKAYAGMDSQLLKLLADANIDGIIIEALGAGNLSREAAHGVAYLLSKNIPVVIVSRSFNGVAAPVYDYLGGGVQLEKSGAIFASSINGPKARLKLLIGLSNNLSKEHLETYLHGI from the coding sequence ATGAAAAAAATTTTGGTTTTGCATACCGGTGGTACAATTTCGATGCATGAAGATGTGGATGGAGATGTTGAAACAGGAGCTGAAAATCCTTTAATTCAAGCAAAGATTACCTTTCCAAATATCGAACTAGAAGTTGAAAACATTTTTAATTTACCAAGTGAGCATATTGGTCCATCGCACATGCTACAAATACAGAAGCGTATCTCTGAAGCCAAAAATGATTTTGATGGTATTGTTATTACTCATGGTACAGATACCTTGGAAGAGACGGCATTTTTTCTGGATAGTACGTTAAAAGTTTCGTTTCCTATTGTTATAACGGGCGCAATGCGTTCGTCCAATGAGCTTGGTTCAGACGGTTTATATAATTATCAATCTGCGTTACGTGTTGCTGCAGATGATACATCCAAAAATCGTGGTGTGATAGTTGTGATGAATGATGAAATACATGCCGCTAGATTTGTAACTAAAACACACACGACTAATGTGGCAACGTTTGCTTCACCACTTAGTGGCATAATGGGGCTACTAACAAAACGACAAATTATTTATTTTTATGACCTTCCACAACGTGAAGTATTGCCGAATGTGGATATTAACAAAAATATTCCTGTTTTAAAGGCATATGCAGGCATGGATAGCCAATTATTGAAACTTTTGGCTGATGCTAACATTGACGGCATTATTATTGAAGCGCTTGGTGCGGGTAATTTATCTCGCGAAGCAGCTCATGGCGTAGCATATTTATTGTCGAAAAATATACCAGTAGTCATTGTTTCAAGAAGTTTTAATGGTGTTGCTGCACCCGTATACGATTATTTAGGTGGTGGCGTTCAATTAGAGAAGTCTGGCGCAATCTTTGCTTCCAGTATTAATGGTCCTAAAGCCCGATTGAAGCTGCTAATCGGGCTATCAAACAACTTAAGCAAAGAGCATCTAGAAACATATTTGCATGGTATTTAA
- a CDS encoding diacylglycerol kinase family protein — MASKDKKLEGAPKDYNKKVQRNSTFFRAMRNSLHGIWLILVRERNMRIHILLGFLILLVGLHLGLNRADWLWVAVAVFTVISSEFLNTIIEAVVDLVVEKRYHPLAGLAKDVAAGGVLVAVGFEIIILLIVFQPYVWRHFGIVTNFSQFIHDFSK, encoded by the coding sequence ATGGCCTCAAAAGATAAAAAGCTAGAGGGTGCGCCTAAAGATTACAATAAAAAGGTACAACGAAACAGTACATTTTTTCGGGCCATGAGAAATTCTCTGCATGGTATTTGGCTGATTTTAGTCAGAGAACGCAACATGCGAATACACATATTGCTAGGGTTTCTCATTTTACTTGTGGGTCTACATCTTGGCTTAAATCGTGCAGATTGGCTATGGGTTGCAGTTGCAGTATTTACAGTGATATCAAGTGAGTTTTTGAACACAATTATTGAAGCTGTTGTTGATTTGGTTGTTGAAAAAAGATACCATCCACTTGCTGGGTTGGCAAAAGATGTCGCTGCTGGTGGCGTTTTAGTGGCTGTTGGTTTTGAAATTATTATTTTATTAATTGTATTTCAACCCTATGTCTGGCGACATTTTGGTATTGTTACTAATTTTTCACAATTTATTCATGACTTTAGTAAATAA
- a CDS encoding AAA family ATPase, which produces MTAQVQQIFTFENVEQQTKLLGVNDNFLQLIEEGLTVRLHARGDQMTISGDEDKVPLAKAVLRELTNLIKHQISISDTDVVSAITMAQRGTLEYFGDLYSEVLIRDNKGRSVHVKNFGQRQYVQSIRKNDVTFGIGPAGTGKTFLAVVMAIAALKRGDVERIIITRPAVEAGESLGFLPGDLKEKVDPYMRPIYDAMNTLIGAEQTQRLMERGVVEIAPLAYMRGRTLDDAFIILDEAQNTTNQQMKMFLTRFGFGSKMIINGDVSQIDLPHGAKSGLISVQRILKDVNQVSFIHFGSADVVRHPVVGLIVGAYDAAEKKLAELKKEQIN; this is translated from the coding sequence TTGACAGCACAAGTTCAGCAAATTTTTACATTTGAAAATGTGGAGCAACAGACCAAGTTGCTTGGCGTTAATGATAATTTTTTACAGTTAATTGAAGAAGGGTTAACTGTGCGACTTCATGCACGTGGCGACCAGATGACTATCTCAGGTGATGAGGATAAAGTGCCATTAGCTAAAGCTGTACTACGTGAATTAACTAATTTAATTAAGCATCAAATAAGTATATCAGACACTGACGTTGTGAGTGCAATAACAATGGCACAGCGTGGCACATTAGAATATTTTGGTGACCTATACTCTGAAGTACTAATTCGTGATAATAAGGGGCGTTCCGTTCACGTTAAAAATTTTGGTCAACGCCAGTATGTCCAATCAATTCGTAAAAATGATGTTACTTTTGGTATTGGGCCAGCTGGAACAGGGAAAACATTTCTAGCCGTTGTTATGGCAATAGCAGCCTTAAAGCGTGGTGATGTTGAAAGAATTATTATCACACGTCCTGCTGTTGAAGCCGGCGAGTCACTAGGATTTCTCCCGGGAGATCTGAAAGAAAAAGTAGATCCATATATGCGTCCCATTTATGATGCTATGAATACATTAATTGGTGCGGAACAGACCCAACGGTTAATGGAACGCGGTGTAGTCGAAATTGCGCCACTAGCTTATATGCGTGGACGAACGTTAGATGATGCATTTATTATTCTAGATGAAGCACAAAATACAACAAATCAACAAATGAAAATGTTCCTAACCCGTTTTGGATTTGGTTCGAAAATGATTATTAATGGGGACGTTTCTCAAATTGACTTACCTCATGGTGCAAAATCCGGGCTTATTTCGGTTCAACGTATTCTGAAAGACGTGAATCAAGTATCATTTATTCATTTTGGTAGTGCTGATGTGGTCCGCCATCCAGTAGTCGGTTTAATAGTAGGTGCCTATGACGCAGCTGAGAAAAAATTAGCTGAATTAAAAAAGGAGCAAATTAACTAA
- a CDS encoding aspartate kinase, whose amino-acid sequence MKVTKFGGSSLANGQQLQRVYDIIRADDDRKVVVVSAPGKRFKDDRKVTDLLISYAQATLAEEDTTEIIETIKHRYHSIGEHFELPDYELADLDEQIEHLASKHYRSFDYLYAAFAAHGEYLNAQLIAKVFNHLGMPARFVDPKEIGLLVDDNARSATFDTTSYTTIGELDLSTSERLIVPGFFGYTKNGDMATFSRGGSDITGAIMARGLRADLYENFTDVSAIYAVNPSIVKQPAAIQQMTYDEMRELSYAGFAVFHDEAIIPAIQGGIRINIKNTNDPDAPGTFIVPPTEVQQTRPVTGIANSNRFAALYLHRYLLNKQVGFTLRILDILKRHNISYEHMPSGIDDLTIIFDKTMLTQEQVDNMLSDITAEIKPDTLKWIPSYGIIMVVGEGMRNRVGALTEIVAPLKERNISLQMVNQGASEISIMLGIQPDLSDSAVEAIYTNIFK is encoded by the coding sequence ATGAAAGTTACAAAATTTGGTGGTTCTTCACTAGCTAACGGTCAACAGTTACAACGTGTCTACGATATCATTCGTGCTGATGATGATCGCAAAGTTGTTGTTGTTTCAGCACCTGGTAAACGATTCAAAGATGATCGCAAAGTGACCGATTTATTGATATCATATGCGCAAGCTACACTTGCCGAAGAAGATACTACTGAAATCATTGAAACGATTAAACACCGCTATCACTCCATTGGTGAACACTTCGAATTACCAGACTATGAATTAGCTGACCTAGATGAACAAATTGAACATCTAGCAAGTAAACATTACCGATCATTTGATTATTTATATGCAGCATTCGCTGCTCACGGTGAATATCTAAATGCGCAATTAATTGCTAAAGTCTTTAACCATTTAGGTATGCCAGCTCGTTTTGTAGACCCTAAAGAAATTGGTTTGCTCGTAGATGATAATGCGCGATCAGCAACATTTGATACCACTTCTTATACCACAATCGGCGAGTTAGACCTGTCAACCTCTGAACGACTAATTGTCCCTGGATTCTTTGGCTATACTAAGAATGGTGATATGGCTACTTTTTCACGTGGTGGTTCAGACATCACTGGTGCTATTATGGCACGCGGACTACGAGCTGATTTATATGAAAATTTTACCGATGTCAGTGCCATCTATGCCGTTAATCCTTCAATTGTCAAACAACCAGCAGCCATTCAACAAATGACATACGATGAGATGCGTGAGTTGTCTTATGCTGGGTTCGCTGTATTCCATGATGAAGCCATCATTCCAGCCATTCAAGGTGGTATTCGTATCAACATTAAAAATACCAACGATCCCGATGCCCCTGGAACATTTATTGTACCGCCTACAGAGGTTCAGCAAACACGTCCCGTGACTGGTATTGCCAACTCCAATCGTTTTGCCGCCCTATATTTACATCGGTACTTATTGAATAAACAAGTTGGTTTTACCCTTCGTATTCTTGATATTTTGAAACGTCATAATATTTCTTACGAGCATATGCCTTCTGGTATTGATGATTTGACAATTATTTTTGATAAAACAATGTTAACACAAGAGCAAGTTGATAACATGTTAAGCGACATTACTGCTGAAATTAAGCCTGATACATTAAAGTGGATTCCAAGTTACGGTATTATTATGGTCGTTGGTGAGGGAATGCGTAATCGTGTCGGTGCCTTAACAGAGATTGTTGCGCCCCTTAAAGAGCGTAATATCAGCTTACAAATGGTCAATCAGGGAGCGAGTGAAATTTCCATTATGTTAGGAATTCAGCCCGACTTATCTGATAGTGCTGTAGAAGCAATTTATACAAATATCTTTAAATGA
- the ybeY gene encoding rRNA maturation RNase YbeY: MDLAIIDQTRVGVNQYHQDLVRCVLDYAGKYLELPDNTEMSVTFMNNEAIHQYNKKYRGIDKPTDVISFAIEEDGDDFPVLPDELMEAELAKNIGDILVSVDIINSQAEYLGHSYERELGFLVVHGFLHLNGYDHMLGDAEEKEMFDLQREILDNYGLKR; encoded by the coding sequence ATGGATTTGGCTATTATTGACCAAACAAGAGTTGGTGTTAATCAATATCATCAAGATCTAGTTCGTTGTGTACTAGACTATGCTGGCAAATATTTAGAGTTACCAGATAATACAGAAATGTCTGTAACATTTATGAACAATGAAGCAATTCATCAATACAATAAAAAATATCGTGGTATAGACAAGCCCACTGACGTCATTAGTTTTGCAATTGAAGAAGACGGTGATGACTTTCCGGTTCTACCAGATGAACTGATGGAGGCTGAGTTGGCTAAAAATATTGGTGACATCTTAGTTTCTGTGGATATTATTAACTCTCAAGCAGAGTACTTGGGACATAGTTATGAACGTGAGTTAGGCTTCTTAGTGGTGCATGGCTTCTTACATTTGAATGGATACGATCATATGTTAGGCGATGCAGAAGAAAAAGAAATGTTTGATTTACAACGAGAGATTTTAGATAATTATGGCCTCAAAAGATAA
- a CDS encoding GTPase Era: MTESTFKSGFVAIIGRPNVGKSTLLNRIVGEKIAIMSDKAQTTRNKIQGIYTTDDAQVVFIDTPGVHKPQNSLGDFMVKSAFSALHEADAIWFVVDASMARGRGDDFIIDRLQEVKNTPIYLLINKVDLLAPNDLLDVIASYQNDAPEWAEVFPISATEGDNVPELLDNIVSHLDEGPQYFDADQLTDHPERFVIGELIREKVLQLTRQEVPHSVAVVIDKIARENEEKIHIQASIIVERPTQKNIIIGKQGAMIKDIGTRARKDIERLLGDKVFLETWVKVEPRWRDRPQALQTLGYREEDY, encoded by the coding sequence ATGACAGAATCTACTTTTAAATCAGGATTTGTGGCGATTATTGGTCGTCCAAATGTTGGTAAATCAACACTTTTAAACCGTATTGTTGGCGAAAAAATTGCCATTATGTCAGATAAAGCACAAACTACTCGTAATAAAATACAAGGCATCTACACAACAGATGATGCACAGGTTGTCTTCATTGATACGCCAGGTGTACATAAACCACAAAACTCACTCGGTGATTTTATGGTGAAGTCTGCATTTTCTGCGCTTCATGAAGCAGATGCAATCTGGTTTGTGGTAGATGCTTCAATGGCACGTGGTCGAGGTGACGATTTCATTATTGATCGATTACAAGAAGTTAAAAATACACCAATTTATTTACTAATCAACAAAGTTGATTTATTAGCACCAAATGATTTACTTGATGTTATTGCTAGCTATCAAAATGATGCACCTGAGTGGGCTGAAGTATTTCCAATTTCTGCCACAGAAGGTGATAATGTTCCAGAGTTGTTGGATAATATTGTGTCCCACTTAGATGAAGGGCCTCAATATTTCGATGCAGACCAATTAACGGACCACCCTGAACGTTTTGTTATTGGAGAATTAATTCGCGAAAAAGTATTACAGTTAACACGTCAAGAAGTACCGCATTCAGTTGCTGTCGTTATTGACAAAATTGCTCGTGAAAATGAAGAAAAGATTCACATTCAAGCATCGATTATTGTTGAACGACCAACACAGAAGAATATTATCATTGGTAAACAAGGTGCGATGATCAAAGACATTGGTACGAGAGCGCGTAAGGATATCGAACGACTACTCGGAGATAAAGTTTTCCTTGAAACCTGGGTTAAGGTTGAGCCTCGCTGGCGCGATCGACCTCAAGCTTTGCAGACATTAGGATATCGTGAAGAAGATTACTAA